In the Oscillospiraceae bacterium genome, AAAGCAGGGCATGTAGGAACCCTCCACCGGGCGGGGCTTGGCGGAAACGCCCACCGCACCGATTTGGGTCAGATCTGCTTTGGTGCCAAGTTCAGCCAGCAGGTCCGGCAGGGCGGCGGTGTGGTGGAACAGTGCGTCACTTTGGCGCAGGCCCAACTGGCCCGCCTTGACCGGCAAAAACTTTTTGCAATCGCAAACAACCTCTCCGGCGTTTGTGTCAAACACAGCCAGAGAGGTTGCATAATTGCTGGTATCGATGCCCAGCGTCAGCATTGCGGCTGGGCGGCTTCGGCAACAGGCTGCTCGCCGCGCTCCCGTGCAACGGCCCCCAACAGGCCGTTGACGAACTGGTAGTCGTTGTCAGCTCCGTACTTTTTGACAAGCTCAACAGCTTCGTTGATGGCGACACCGGTCTTCTGCTCCTCGCCATACAGCATCTCAGCCAAGCCGAGGCGCAGGGCCACCAGGCTGACGCGGGGCACGCGGGCCAGCGTCCAGCCCTTGAGATGGGCAGTGATGATCTCGTCGAGTTCGGCGGCGTGGTCGTTCATTGCGGCCAGCAGCTGGGTGGCGAAGGCATCCGGTGCGGCCGATTCGGTTTCGGCGGGCACCAGCGGGGTCTCCGGCTCAAAGGTGGCGGCAAATGCCGTCAGAAACGCCGTCTCGCGGGATTCGCGGCGGGTCTGCTTTTTTTCCATACTTGGTTCCTGTCTTTCCTTTTCTCTACGAATTCTCTACTAAACGCTCAGGCCTGGGCGGCAGGCTCGGCCAGGCCGACGACCAGCACATCCACGCGGGCCACCGTGATGCCGGTCATGTTCTGGATGGTCTGCTTGACATTTTCCTGCACTTTCTCGCAAAGGGGCATGATCTTGCTGCCGTATACAGCGGTCAGGTGTACGGTAACGGTGGCAATGCCATCCTCCAGCACCACGTTGACCGGCTTCTGCAAGCCGGTACGGCCCAGCAGGCCGCGGACATTCTGGCTGCCGCCGGTCGTCACTTCGGCCACGCCGTCAATTTCCAGGGCCGCCAGCCTGGCGATCTTAGCAAGAACTTCGGTAGATATTTGCAAGCTGCCGCCGATGGTCTTCTGTACATCCATGTTGTGTACCCTCCCGTTGCATGCGGTTTGCAAAACTGCTGTTGCAGCTTACAATTGCCGCCATTTTAGATAGTATAGTTTAGTTTACCACAAAACCATGCCATTTGCAACCGATACACAAGTTTTCACGGTTATTTTACTTCTACGATCGTGATGTCCTGGGCCGCCAGCCCTTCGCACTGGCTGAGCAGGGCATCCCGGATGCGGGTGACCTCGGCGGCAGTGAGGGCGTCGTTTTCTGTCATGACGGTAACGTTGGCTTTTTTGCCCTCTAAATCCACCACGCAATCGGCAAAGCCTTTGGATTTTATTAAAGTTTCCAGCTTGGTTTCAAGAGTGATGCTGCTTACTTGCGCGGCCAGGTCCTCTGTCAGCTTTTTCTTCTCAGCATCGCTGAGTTTGGCGTCTTTCAGGGATTTTTTCAGAGTGTCCAGTGCTTCATCCCGGGCTTTTGTGCGGGCCAGGCGGGCAGACTCGAAAAACTCTGCGCCCGAATCTTTGCTTACGCTGACCATCTGGGCCTCCCCGTAGTTTTTGCCGGTGGGGGCCTGGGTATCGGTGGTGTCCACAGCCGCGGCGGTTTCTACGGCGGTGTCATCGGTCAGCGGGTCAATGACGGCGGAGACCTCCTGCGCGGTACCGTCGGCAATCGCACCCACCGTTAGATCCTGGGGTGCGGCTCGGGCAAAGGACCAGTTCAGGTAGACAGCCGCCCCCAGCGCCAGGGCCAGAACAGCCGCCGTAGCCTGCCGGGTACGGTTCTTTTTTACGGGATTCGGTTTCATAGCAGTCCCTCCCTTGGGTCAGTTGTGGGGTATTGCGTCGGCCAGCGCCGCCACAGTAACATGGTTGGCCCCCACCCCGGTCAACGCCTGTACCAGGGCGGTGATGCGCGTCTGGACGGCGGGGTCTTCGCCGCCCTGGCAGAGCACGGCCACGCCCTGCACCTGGGGCGTCTGGATAGTTTCAACAAGGCCGGTGCCGCCCGTGATGACATGCTTGCTGGCAGCGGTGCCGTCAGCGGAAGTCTCGGTGTCGGCGGCGTAGATGCTCTCCTCGCCGCATTGCAGGGTGACCATCACACGGGTCTCGCCCGCCCCGGCAAGATTGGAGATAAGCGTTTGCAGGCGGGCTTCGAGGTGGGATTCGTAGTCCGAGGTGATCGTGTTTTGCGGCATTGGGGCGGTGGTTTCGGGCTTGGATTTAGCGGGCAGCCAGCTGGAAACCCCCAGCAGGACAAGGCCCAGCAGTCCCACCGCCACCAACAGGCCGGTACGC is a window encoding:
- the nusB gene encoding transcription antitermination factor NusB produces the protein MEKKQTRRESRETAFLTAFAATFEPETPLVPAETESAAPDAFATQLLAAMNDHAAELDEIITAHLKGWTLARVPRVSLVALRLGLAEMLYGEEQKTGVAINEAVELVKKYGADNDYQFVNGLLGAVARERGEQPVAEAAQPQC
- a CDS encoding Asp23/Gls24 family envelope stress response protein — protein: MDVQKTIGGSLQISTEVLAKIARLAALEIDGVAEVTTGGSQNVRGLLGRTGLQKPVNVVLEDGIATVTVHLTAVYGSKIMPLCEKVQENVKQTIQNMTGITVARVDVLVVGLAEPAAQA
- a CDS encoding SpoIIIAH-like family protein, with product MKPNPVKKNRTRQATAAVLALALGAAVYLNWSFARAAPQDLTVGAIADGTAQEVSAVIDPLTDDTAVETAAAVDTTDTQAPTGKNYGEAQMVSVSKDSGAEFFESARLARTKARDEALDTLKKSLKDAKLSDAEKKKLTEDLAAQVSSITLETKLETLIKSKGFADCVVDLEGKKANVTVMTENDALTAAEVTRIRDALLSQCEGLAAQDITIVEVK
- a CDS encoding stage III sporulation protein AG encodes the protein MKVDLSALWQTLTKRTAALLADEQKRTGLLVAVGLLGLVLLGVSSWLPAKSKPETTAPMPQNTITSDYESHLEARLQTLISNLAGAGETRVMVTLQCGEESIYAADTETSADGTAASKHVITGGTGLVETIQTPQVQGVAVLCQGGEDPAVQTRITALVQALTGVGANHVTVAALADAIPHN